The genomic region TATACCTGTCTTTTTGTAATAAACATTAAACCACTTAGAATACAGGGGATAAGGGAAAGTCGCTCCTGCCCCAAGCAGAGTAAGCTTGGCAGCATGAACCCCTGTAACACTAAAAAGAAACAACATTAAAACCATCAACCATTTACGCATAACGCTTCCTCCTCTATTTTAAAGTTTTGCTCTATAATTAGCGCCTATCTTTGACAAAAGCTCTTCTAAATTGTTACAAATTTTTGACTTAATTCGAATTAATTTTTTCTTTGAAGACGGGACAAGTATTTCCGGGCTTCCAGTTATTCATTACCGGATCAGAAAAATCTTTATGGCAGGGAAGGCATAAGCCCACTCTCAAAATGCGCTTAATCTCTTCTGAAGTAAAAGCCCTTAAGTCTTTGCGCGAAAAATTTACAAATACTTTTCCGTTTAGATCCGTAACCGCCGAAAGCGGGAAATCTAGTCCAAGTAGCTCACTTTCTTTCCTTTCAGCGCTCTCAAAGTGCCACTCACCATTGCCTAAATAGCTGAGAGAACCATAACCAAGCCCCACGGTCTTGGCTGAAGTATGACAATCCTCACAAGTACGAGCCTTGCTCGTAGCGTGAGGGTCCATAAATGACCAGGTCATTCTTTTGAATTCTTTTTTTAGCTTTCCGTCCCGGGAAAGCACACTAACAAAGTCCTGTCACCCGGGAACAATAATTAGCACCTCATCGCCTTTGACACCTAGAGTTGGCTCATCAAGGCGCATATACGAACGAAATTCTTCCCAGGCACCTGGGGTTTCCGTATTGGTAAGTTTGTCTAACTGTTTTTCACGAGGGTCATAACGTATATGACATCCAAAACATTGAGGCACCCGTGGAGCATGACAGGCTTGACAACTAAGCCTTTTGTGCACTGGATGTTCACATTTTATAGGATCAGGAGGCTTAAGCTCATATTTTCGGCCATTTAATCCGGTCAAAATCCATTTTTTTCCTTCCTTTTTGACTCGAGGCAACTTGTTACCTTTACGAGTAATACCTTTCCCTCCGTGACAGGAACGGCAAGTTATCTCCAGGCTTTCTTCAAAATGATTATAGGCTTTCCCATCACCCATAGTTTCGTTAGCCACGTGACAATCCGTGCATACCAACCCGGCCTTGAAATGGATATCCGCGGGGATACGCCGTACAAAACGGCCATCAATTAGTGTTTCCGCCCCAAAGTCTCCATCAGTATAAGGGGTGCCGTAACCTTCGTCTTCATAAAGTCCTTGATAGGTAAGACCAATACGGCCGCTTCTATTGTGGCATCTTACGCAATTTTCCAAGGGAATCTTACGAGTGAGTATTGGGTGTTTGGCTCCTTTTGGGCCTTTTACTAAGTGGCAAGCCACACATCCCCCGCCTTTTTCCGCCAGAAAATCTGGAAGCTTACCCTTTTCCATCCATAAATGACAGGAGCCACAAAGCTTGCGGTAATAATCAAGGGCTAGTGAATTTTTCCCGGTTTTTAAGAGATACTCTACGCTGTCTTCGGGACGATTTTTGGCATCTTTAGGAATTTCTCCCCAGTAACGCAAAAGAACATTTATAATCCCTCTGTTAGTAGCCATAAGGGACTTTTTCACTTTGCCTGGCATTTCTGGATGACATTCAGGCCTCCCGCAAGTTTTTTCCACTACCCGCAGGTCCCCCGGATTTTTTACCATACCCGTATGGGCCAGGTCTTTATCCATGCGCAAGGGATTGCCTAAATGACAAGGGGAACAGCCTACCACTTCCCGGCTGTGGACTTTTTCAGGCGCTTCATCATGGCAGGCCAAACACATCTCCACCCGACCAGAAGTAGTGGTGAACACCTGAGGAGCCCTCTTGCGCTTCCATTCCTTAACCAGAACAAAAACTAAAAGGGCTATACCTAAAATAACAAAAATCTTTCTCATCGATTAAAGCCTACCCACATAAGAAAAAAGTAAACAACATGCCAAGCAAGCAAAATACCTGCTGAAAACTTAGGAAATTTTTTATACCCAAATAAAGCAACCACCGGTATAGAAGGGAAGACTACGCCAGCCCAAAATGGCGGCAAATGCCTGAGAAGCTCTTGAATACCTACAAAAAACCAAGGACCAAGGACAGAAAGGTCCGGCTCAAAAGGCCTCAGAAGTGGTGGGTAAATCAAAGTTAAAGCCGAGGCCAATAAGCCCATGAAAGCCAGATCATATATCTTGATTTTTTTAAGATTAAAGTGCCAACCACAAAGCCCTATAAACAAAAGAAAAGATACACAGATATGGGCGGCATAAATCCTGTGAACTCCTTCTTTGGAAACGGCCATTATAAGATGATTCAAAAAGCTACCTACTAACGGCACTTCAAGCAACAGGCTTTCAGCAATATGGCCGGCAGAAGAGCCTATTTCATCATTACGCACCACATAACCGGAAAAAAGAGCAAATACGGTGAGGGGAAAAGTAACTATTAAAAGGAACCAAGAAAACCAACTTTTGCGGGCATAACTTCTAAGCCTCAGGCTATCTACAATGTGGGCCAACAAAAACAAAAAAGCTAACTGGCCTGTGTAAAAATGAATTCCTCTGATAAAATCACCAAAAGGTAAAACCCCTTCTATACCAACCGTTGAAACAAGAGGCATCTCTACCCTAAAAGGAAAAGCCAGAAAAACTCCACTTATCAGGGCCAATAAAAAAGAATTAGCCGCCGCCCAGGCTATAAAAGGGTTAACCCGGGAGCTCAACGATAAGCCCCCCTTGTTTTTGACTAACAGCTAAAACTTCAAGGTCTTTTTTAGCCGGGCCAGCTATATATTGGCCGCTTTTAGTAAAACGGCTCTGGTGACACGGGCAGATAAAAATTTCTTGCCGAGGATCATAGTTTACCTGGCACCCTAAATGAGGACAGCGCCGCCAAAGGGCAAGCCAGCTATCCTGTTGTTTTACCAAGAAAAAATCTTTAGCCACATATAAATTTTTGTTTTTGAGCTCCTCCCCTTTGACCAACACCTTTTTAGGGGGCCGAGGGAAAATGTGCACAGCCATATAAAGACCGGTAACGGCCAATCCTCCCAAAAATAACTTGGCCCCAATACTTAAAAAGTCTCGACGGGAGCTTTGTTTCATTTATGAAGTTTTCTCCAATAAAGTTACACTTTCAAGGTGAAAAGTCTGGGGAAACATGTCAAAGGCCTTGACAGAAAGAATTTTAAAACCAAGCTTTTGCAAAATCTTAAGGTCTCGCGCGAGGGTGGGTGGATCACAGGAGATGTAAACTAATTTTTCTGAAACCACGTCAGGCAAAAAGCGAAGAATCTCTTTGCAGCCTCCCCGTGGGGGATCTAGTAAGGCCAAAGGAAAAGAGCGAGCTTCTTTGAAATAATTAATCAGGGCCTCTATGGCCGAATACACTTCAAAGGTTACCTGGGAAAGCCCCCACAAAGAGGCATTTTCCTGAGCATCGGCAATGGCCCGGTGGTCAGTATCAACACCTTCTCCACAATTAGTCCCGGTGGCCAGTGGTAACAAAAAATTCCCTATTCCACAATGGACGTCTAAAATTTCCTGGCCAGAGGCAAGGGGTAAAATCTCTTTCAAATAGGCCATAATATTGAGATTAATCTCCCAGTTAGCCTGGACAAAGACTCCAGGAGAGGCCCAGAAAAATACATCTTTTTCGGTACCGGCAATTTGTTTGGGTATAGGCATACGCCGGCGACCCCGGTCTTTGGCGTCTTTGGGGAATGGGCCTACCGGATTTCTTCCACGAATCCAATAATAAATAGCTTTGAGCACCGAAAGTTCTTCATAAATTTCGGCCAGATCCTCTTCACGGGGAGCAAGTTGACTCCAGAAAAGGAGCACCACTTTTCTTTCCGCCAGAGAAAGGGCCAGGTTCACTCGTTTAACATAAGGATGCAGGCGCTTCCAGGCCGGTATATCAGGGAGTTTTTTGATTACCTCGTTAATTTCCGGTGCAGCCAGAGCACATTCCCTAACCGGAACCAGATCATGAGAGCGACGCTTCAAAAAGCCAAGGGCCCCTGTTTCCTGATGCACGTGAAATTGCAGGCGGTTACGGTAAAAAAATTCTCTTGGCGAAGGCACAATACCTGAGACCAGCTCCTTAGCAGGAAGCTTTCCGGTGCGCTCAAGGGTTTCACAAAAAATAGAAAGCTTTTCTTCTAGCTGCCGCGTGTAAGGCAGATGTTGAAACTGGCATCCCCCACAAGAAGAAAAATACGGACAGATCGGTTTTCTGCGCTGAGGATCAGGCTCAAGGATCTCTAAAGGCCTGGCGAGCGAGTAGTCTCCAAGCCTTTGCGTTATTTTTATATGAACTTTTTCGCCAGGAATAACATCAGAGACAAAGACCACCTGGCCGTCAGGAAGCCTTGCCAGCCCCTCTCCACCGTGGATGAGCTTTTCAATAACTACTACGGCTTCAGGCTTCATGGTCAAAAGCCGCAGCAATAGGTCCTCGCGGGGTATCTATGACCCAAAAACCCTGCTTTATCAGTTCTTCGCGCAAGCGGTCAGCCTTTTCAAAAAGCCCTTTTTGGCGGGCTTCTTCTCGGCGTGCTAAAACTTCTTTAACTTCAGGTTCAGCAGCGATTTTCGCCTCGCGAATAATGGCCAAAACCTTGTTGACCTTGCTTAAAGCCTCTTTGACCTTCAATGTATCATCTTCGTCAAGACCTTCTCGGCTAAGTACTGGCTCAAGCCGATTGGTAAACTCAAAAAGAGCCGCAAACGCCTTGGAAATATTCAGGTCATCGTCTAAAGCTGCTTCAAAACATTCTAAAAAATTCTCTACAGTTTGGGCCACGGGAAAATCAGTCTGCCCGCTAGGCTCTCGCGCCAAAAACACCATAAAAAGGTCAAGCCCTTTTAGGGCTTTAGCCGCTTCATCTAGGGCTTTAAAAGAAAAATCAAGAGGCTTGCGATAATGAGTGCGCAAAAGAAAGTAGCGTATTCCCCGCCCAGAGTACCCCTTGGCCAAAAGCTCCGGGATAGTAATGGCGTTTCCGGCAGAAAAAGACATCTTTTTGCCCTTACGAGAAACAAGAGCCGAATGCAGCCAGAAACGAGCCGGAATTTTTCCCGTAAGGGCGCGGGCAATGGCTATTTCGTCTTCATGGTGAGGGAAGATAAGATCTGTTCCGCTAGTATGAATGTCAAATTCCTCGCCGAGATACTTGAGAGACATGGCCGCACACTGGATATGCCAGCCTGGACGCACCTTACCCCATTCGGTTTCCACATAAAACCCTTCTTTTAGTTCCTGAAGAGAAGCCCTCTTAAATAGGGTAAAATCAAGCGGATCGTCTTTTTCGTAATCTTCAAGGTCAACAGTTGCTCCAGTTTTTAATTTGGTAAGATCAATTTTTGAAAGAAGGCCGTAGTTTTTAAGTTTTGAAACATCAAAATAAACTGACCCGTGTCTTACGTAAGCAAAATCTTTTTCTATAAGACGACGAGTAAGTTCAATCATCTCCTCTATATGTTCACTGGCCCGCGGGTAAAAACTCGCCTGAGAAATATTGAGAGTTTTAAGGTCTTCAAAAAATTCATGAGCTACTCTCTGAGTTAGTTCTTTTAAAGGAATTTTATTTTCTAAAGCAGCTTGAATAGTCTTATCATCAAAATCAGTAAGGTTAACCACGTGAGTCACTTCATAGCCTTTGTATTCAAGATAGCGTCTCAAGAGGTCAGCTGTAATCATACGACGGTAAAGCCCAAGATGAGGCCTTCTATGAACAGTAGGACCACAGGTGTAAATACCCACCAGGCCTTCCTTTAAAGGCTTAAAGGCCTCTGTTTTTCTCGTCAGGGTGTTGGTAAAACGTGGCCCTTGTTTGGGCAGGTCTTCAAAGTCCCAAAGGGACGTAGAAAGATAGCGCTCACCCCCATCAGGGAAGATAACGACTATTACACCTTCGTCTATGCGTTTAGCCA from Thermodesulfatator indicus DSM 15286 harbors:
- a CDS encoding cytochrome b N-terminal domain-containing protein is translated as MSSRVNPFIAWAAANSFLLALISGVFLAFPFRVEMPLVSTVGIEGVLPFGDFIRGIHFYTGQLAFLFLLAHIVDSLRLRSYARKSWFSWFLLIVTFPLTVFALFSGYVVRNDEIGSSAGHIAESLLLEVPLVGSFLNHLIMAVSKEGVHRIYAAHICVSFLLFIGLCGWHFNLKKIKIYDLAFMGLLASALTLIYPPLLRPFEPDLSVLGPWFFVGIQELLRHLPPFWAGVVFPSIPVVALFGYKKFPKFSAGILLAWHVVYFFLMWVGFNR
- a CDS encoding ubiquinol-cytochrome c reductase iron-sulfur subunit yields the protein MKQSSRRDFLSIGAKLFLGGLAVTGLYMAVHIFPRPPKKVLVKGEELKNKNLYVAKDFFLVKQQDSWLALWRRCPHLGCQVNYDPRQEIFICPCHQSRFTKSGQYIAGPAKKDLEVLAVSQKQGGLIVELPG
- the rlmD gene encoding 23S rRNA (uracil(1939)-C(5))-methyltransferase RlmD translates to MLRLLTMKPEAVVVIEKLIHGGEGLARLPDGQVVFVSDVIPGEKVHIKITQRLGDYSLARPLEILEPDPQRRKPICPYFSSCGGCQFQHLPYTRQLEEKLSIFCETLERTGKLPAKELVSGIVPSPREFFYRNRLQFHVHQETGALGFLKRRSHDLVPVRECALAAPEINEVIKKLPDIPAWKRLHPYVKRVNLALSLAERKVVLLFWSQLAPREEDLAEIYEELSVLKAIYYWIRGRNPVGPFPKDAKDRGRRRMPIPKQIAGTEKDVFFWASPGVFVQANWEINLNIMAYLKEILPLASGQEILDVHCGIGNFLLPLATGTNCGEGVDTDHRAIADAQENASLWGLSQVTFEVYSAIEALINYFKEARSFPLALLDPPRGGCKEILRFLPDVVSEKLVYISCDPPTLARDLKILQKLGFKILSVKAFDMFPQTFHLESVTLLEKTS
- the cysS gene encoding cysteine--tRNA ligase, with translation MARKKYGNILDRIGNTPLVPIRRLRSNPKVQIYGKIEAVNPGGSVKDRIALSMIEAAEESGELTREKIIIEASSGNTGIGLALVSAVKGYRCLIAMSEAASIERRKIMRAFGAEILLTSAEKGTDGAIEAVYELARKYPDKYYLTDQFNNPANWQAHYYGTAPEIWRDTEGKVTHIVAGMGTTGTLMGLARFFRDKNLPAKVIGVEPLPGHRLQGLKNMKESYPPGIFDKKILAEIINVPDEEAFELTRRLAREEGIFVGMSSGAALYGALELAKRIDEGVIVVIFPDGGERYLSTSLWDFEDLPKQGPRFTNTLTRKTEAFKPLKEGLVGIYTCGPTVHRRPHLGLYRRMITADLLRRYLEYKGYEVTHVVNLTDFDDKTIQAALENKIPLKELTQRVAHEFFEDLKTLNISQASFYPRASEHIEEMIELTRRLIEKDFAYVRHGSVYFDVSKLKNYGLLSKIDLTKLKTGATVDLEDYEKDDPLDFTLFKRASLQELKEGFYVETEWGKVRPGWHIQCAAMSLKYLGEEFDIHTSGTDLIFPHHEDEIAIARALTGKIPARFWLHSALVSRKGKKMSFSAGNAITIPELLAKGYSGRGIRYFLLRTHYRKPLDFSFKALDEAAKALKGLDLFMVFLAREPSGQTDFPVAQTVENFLECFEAALDDDLNISKAFAALFEFTNRLEPVLSREGLDEDDTLKVKEALSKVNKVLAIIREAKIAAEPEVKEVLARREEARQKGLFEKADRLREELIKQGFWVIDTPRGPIAAAFDHEA